In the genome of Synergistaceae bacterium, the window AGACGGCAAGGGGACATCGAACGAGAAACTTTCAGATTTGCCGGCCCATTCAAGAGTCGGGGAGTCATGAGGGTCAAATTTGTATGTGATAATTTTGTCGGGTTCGTTGTCATGAGAAGCGAGTCCGGCTGTAGGATTGTTGAGTCTTTTGTCGTCGTCGTGAGAGTATGAGTCAATCTGCCTAATTTTCGCGAGTTCAGAGTCAGATAAAAATTTTTGTCCGGCCATATGGGTAAAATCCTTTCATGAGTTAATGTTATATGAATGAAAGAATTATAGCAGAATTAACAAGAGATTATAATTTCCTGTGAGGCTTAGACACGTAAATATTATTATCGGCGTAATATCTCCAGTTAAAGAATTTATATTCTTGAGCGTAATCAATATTAATGCGCGGTGAAGTCATGACATTAAAAAAATTCCCCTCATCGCGAATATATAAATCATTCCCGCATAAGTCGAGCCCGTAAGAGTCTTTATTTATTCCCATAGCAGAACACAATTTGCCGGGGCCATTGCATAAATTCTTGATTGATTTAGTTTGCCGTCTTGTCATCATGAGGGGGAGTCCTTCTAAAGGTTCAAGAGCACGGATTAATACTGCCTCAGGTTTGTCTTGAGAGTTTGCAGTAACGTTAAAGCAGTAATACATCCCGTAAATTAAATATACATAAGCAAAGCCGCCTGTTTTATATTGAATTTCAGTACGACTCGTGCGTTTATTGTTATAAGTGTGAGCTGCTTTGTCGTCAGGGCCTCGATATGCTTCAGTCTCTACGATAATGCCGGAGGTTATGCCCTCGCTTGAGTCGTGTACTAAGATTTTGCCGATTAATTCGCGAGCGAGTTCGTTAACGTCCCTCAAGTAAAAATCACGCGTTAATTTCATGTCATCCCCCGTAAAAGTTAAATGATAAATCTTGAGAAATTATTATATATTGCCGAGAAAAATTTTTGAATCATGACACGAAAAAAATTTAGCTTGCTCACGAGAAAAAAATTATATTATTGACACAAAAAATTAGCTGGCTCCCATAAAAATTTTATAATATCGTGCATGAGTCATCACACAAAAAATTATAATGCCTCGCAAAAAATTTTATAAATCATCACACAAAAAAGTTAGCTTATTCCCGCAAAAATTTCGTGAAAATTCCCGTGAAAAAATTTGCAGAATAACAAAAATTTTTAGCTTTGTGAATTATTGCTATTACTAGAAAAAATAAATATTTCTGTAGCTGTAAATGTAGCTGTAAAAATGCTCGTTTTTGCATGAAAATTTTGCGTGAAGATTTTATTATTTTGCGAATTATAACACGTAAAATCCTGACTATATTTTTTCTGAATTAACTTGTAATTTCATGTATACTAGCATAAATATTATATACAAAGGAGTGCTTAACCGGTGAAAAAATTAGCTTTCATAACAAATTTTATAACGAGTCATCAAATAGAGCTGGCTAGGAATTTTGCGAAAATTTACGGCGATGATTATATATTTATCGTAATGTCAAATTCAGAATATGAGGGTTCGGGAGCAGTTGCAAAGGGAACGGCCAAGAAAAATAACGACTACAGCGGCGAAAAATTTTTATTCAAGGGCTGGGAGAATCCGGAAATTACGCGGAAAATTATAAACGAGTCCGAGTGCGTTATACTGGGCGGGATTCCTCCGGCGATTTTGCAAGAAAGATTAAAATCATGCAAATTAACTTTTTTATATAGTGAAAGATTCATGAAAGGGGGACTATT includes:
- a CDS encoding DNA-3-methyladenine glycosylase, translated to MKLTRDFYLRDVNELARELIGKILVHDSSEGITSGIIVETEAYRGPDDKAAHTYNNKRTSRTEIQYKTGGFAYVYLIYGMYYCFNVTANSQDKPEAVLIRALEPLEGLPLMMTRRQTKSIKNLCNGPGKLCSAMGINKDSYGLDLCGNDLYIRDEGNFFNVMTSPRINIDYAQEYKFFNWRYYADNNIYVSKPHRKL